CGTCGTCAAGGGGCCTCTAGCCAGCATGTCCGCGATTCCATGGATGCCGATCCATGACACGAATCCCGTGACCACTTTGATGACGAACACTAGGCAGATCGCCTGGAACGCGACAAAGCTTGCGACATACGTAGCGGAGAGGGCTAGCACGGTGGCCCTTGCCCTTAGGGTTGCCAATGTGCTCATGGTCAGTTCCCCGAGCTGGCCGCGGCGGCGGGTTTCGCACCTTGCCCCGGACCGAAGCCGACGAAGCCGCTTTGGCCCCACTTGCGCACTTGGCCGTTGCCCTGGTGCATGACCTGGTTCAGCGCGGCCTGCTGGGCCTTCTGTTGCTGTTCGGCTTTGTCGCTGCACCCGGCCAGGCCGGCGAGAGCCGCAAGGAGGATCGAAGCTGCGATGATCTTGGCGTTACGCATGGTTGTTCTCCTTCGTGGTTTGGTGTTCGTTGAACTCGCGCAGCGCCGGAATCAGGGCGATCAACGCCACGACCACCGTTTCCGAGATAGCCGAGTGCCAGGACTCGAAGCGTGCGGAAATC
This genomic window from Burkholderiales bacterium GJ-E10 contains:
- a CDS encoding efflux transporter, RND family, MFP subunit — translated: MRNAKIIAASILLAALAGLAGCSDKAEQQQKAQQAALNQVMHQGNGQVRKWGQSGFVGFGPGQGAKPAAAASSGN
- a CDS encoding antibiotic biosynthesis monooxygenase (Precursor); this encodes MKKHIQFAAMFGTAALLTLLISARFESWHSAISETVVVALIALIPALREFNEHQTTKENNHA